A genomic window from Micromonospora violae includes:
- a CDS encoding ATP-binding protein: MSRSSTPGSPAGRPGAPAGHRAHSFDYTEDEDEVALDPALVTSPGHGAVGVFQAPRPVSRRTPAAEPTAVSAGDNADIDSPFLDLFGGAARPGTGTAGREQPAIPRQPPPAVSSTPARAVPELEPPWTPADQPGGGGRPVEPRHAGGESRVPHQAGDRRPMLRPPDQPDPSTGRGSSATTTGPASRTAGTLPGSRPTATPAPHAARPTVTPVAHPAPAEQPASITASERPALEHTARRATGSERSRSTGAASTGKEVAAPRQRAASRPDRPIKPTRVRAPKIKFGDRDPSVELAITEIAGHLTFTPNTVTAWYWLPEVRWAFRPDAEREALLSAISEQYAGLAGFRLHLRRTTRPFPADEWARTIDTHTAAPLPDVPGTIGWADHLVAAQRHLMAVNHAEGQTYLGVTFARRSLGDSLTERLLRTFGRGTADGERRKLGRTVEQFDEVLGAFGMRGRRVTAQELEWLLYRSVALCMSPPSTLSPVTDGRWERGDLLAMTEQVERYRTPYGSTVKLVNRMTGEERHVAVLAVGRMEPLEIPERHEPWLHFHERLPWPMEISTRVDILGSGDSFRNLEHRLRMIRSQQLDYAEHGIDAPPELERLAKRALVIGDEMTTGLPVDSARAHGWHRIAVGGRTREECLERARRLIQLYSRELRISLQHPKNQDWLAREFIPGEPIANTGYVRRMPVPLLAAALPQAASNVGDRRGDLIGRTAGTCRRPVFLDLHFPMEVRERSGLAVFVAEPGGGKSTLLGALGYLAARRGVQVTLLDPSGPLARLCAMPELRPYSRVLNLTGSEHGTLAPYSLIPTPLRTEFGTGAAGDREFEIAVSNARAERRMLVQDICMMLVPPQVAREASTATLFRHAVRQVPAEETSTLDDVVSCLGRLDDDAGKELANLLLDTAEMPLAMLFFGRPPEGLLGADAALTVITMAGLRLPDLKIEREYWSAEEALALPMLHTAHRLAVRRCYGGSMSSRKLVGLDEAHFMEGWRSGRSFLVRLARDSRKWNLAALVASQNPRDILGLDVQNLVSTVFVGRIAEDTEIASEALRLLRVPVNDGYEATLASLSAADSNSASRLGFREFVMRDVDGRVQKVRVDVSYVEGLLDHLDTTPAAIAAAAGVLPSIPLPDLEA; encoded by the coding sequence ATGAGCCGCTCCTCCACGCCGGGATCCCCGGCCGGCCGCCCGGGCGCGCCGGCAGGTCACCGTGCGCACTCATTCGACTACACCGAGGACGAGGACGAGGTCGCCCTCGACCCCGCGCTGGTGACGTCGCCCGGCCACGGTGCCGTCGGCGTGTTCCAGGCACCCCGGCCGGTGTCCCGCCGGACGCCAGCAGCCGAGCCCACCGCCGTGTCGGCCGGCGATAACGCCGACATCGACTCCCCCTTCCTTGACCTCTTCGGCGGCGCAGCCCGACCCGGCACCGGCACGGCCGGCCGTGAGCAGCCGGCGATCCCCCGCCAGCCGCCACCCGCCGTCAGCTCGACGCCAGCCCGTGCGGTTCCCGAGTTGGAACCCCCGTGGACACCCGCCGACCAGCCCGGCGGCGGTGGCCGACCCGTCGAACCACGGCACGCAGGCGGCGAATCCCGGGTGCCGCATCAGGCCGGCGATCGACGGCCGATGCTGCGCCCGCCGGACCAGCCCGACCCGTCCACTGGCCGTGGCTCCTCAGCGACGACCACCGGCCCCGCCAGCCGGACAGCCGGCACCCTGCCGGGCAGCCGACCCACGGCCACGCCGGCACCTCACGCAGCCCGGCCGACGGTCACACCGGTGGCTCATCCGGCACCGGCCGAGCAGCCGGCCAGCATCACCGCCTCGGAGCGGCCAGCGCTGGAGCATACGGCCCGGCGGGCCACCGGCTCGGAGAGGTCCAGGAGCACTGGCGCCGCGTCCACCGGGAAGGAGGTCGCCGCACCCCGCCAGCGTGCCGCGAGCCGCCCGGACCGACCGATCAAGCCGACCCGGGTTCGGGCCCCGAAGATCAAATTCGGGGATCGGGACCCGTCGGTCGAGTTGGCCATCACCGAGATCGCCGGCCACCTGACCTTCACCCCGAACACCGTCACGGCCTGGTACTGGCTACCCGAGGTCCGCTGGGCGTTCCGGCCGGACGCCGAACGCGAGGCGCTGCTGTCGGCGATCTCCGAGCAGTACGCCGGCCTGGCCGGCTTCCGGCTGCACCTGCGCCGCACCACCCGGCCGTTCCCCGCCGACGAGTGGGCACGCACCATCGACACCCACACCGCGGCGCCGCTGCCCGACGTACCCGGCACCATCGGTTGGGCCGATCACCTGGTCGCCGCCCAACGACACCTGATGGCGGTCAACCACGCCGAGGGGCAGACCTACCTGGGCGTCACCTTCGCCCGCCGCTCCCTCGGCGACTCGCTCACCGAGCGGCTGCTACGCACCTTCGGCCGGGGCACCGCCGACGGCGAACGCCGCAAGCTGGGCCGCACCGTGGAACAGTTCGACGAGGTGCTCGGCGCGTTCGGCATGCGCGGCCGGCGGGTCACCGCCCAGGAGCTGGAGTGGCTGCTCTACCGCTCGGTGGCGCTGTGCATGTCACCGCCGAGCACCCTCTCCCCCGTGACCGACGGGCGCTGGGAACGCGGTGACCTGCTCGCCATGACCGAACAGGTCGAGCGCTACCGCACCCCGTACGGCTCGACGGTCAAGCTGGTCAATCGGATGACCGGCGAGGAGCGGCACGTCGCCGTACTCGCGGTCGGCCGGATGGAGCCACTGGAGATCCCGGAACGGCACGAGCCCTGGCTGCACTTTCACGAGCGCCTGCCCTGGCCGATGGAGATCTCCACCCGCGTCGACATCCTCGGCTCCGGCGACTCCTTCCGCAATCTCGAACACCGGCTGCGGATGATCCGCTCGCAACAGCTCGACTACGCCGAGCACGGCATCGACGCGCCCCCTGAGCTGGAACGACTGGCCAAGCGCGCCCTGGTGATCGGCGACGAGATGACCACCGGCCTGCCGGTCGACTCGGCCCGTGCGCACGGCTGGCACCGGATCGCGGTCGGCGGCCGGACCAGGGAGGAATGCCTGGAGCGAGCCCGCCGGCTCATCCAGCTCTACTCCCGAGAGCTGCGCATCTCGCTGCAACACCCGAAGAACCAGGACTGGCTGGCCCGCGAATTCATCCCCGGCGAACCGATCGCCAACACCGGCTACGTCCGCCGCATGCCGGTGCCGTTGCTCGCCGCCGCGCTGCCCCAGGCCGCATCGAACGTCGGCGACCGGCGGGGCGACCTGATCGGCCGGACCGCCGGCACCTGCCGCCGCCCGGTCTTCCTCGACCTGCACTTCCCCATGGAGGTCCGGGAACGCTCCGGGCTCGCGGTCTTCGTCGCCGAGCCCGGCGGTGGAAAGTCGACACTGCTCGGTGCCCTGGGCTACCTGGCCGCCCGCCGAGGTGTCCAGGTGACCCTGCTCGACCCGTCCGGCCCGCTGGCCCGCCTCTGCGCGATGCCTGAGCTGCGGCCGTACTCCCGGGTGTTGAACCTGACCGGCTCGGAGCACGGCACCCTGGCGCCCTACTCGCTCATCCCGACACCCCTGCGCACCGAGTTCGGCACCGGGGCCGCCGGTGACCGGGAGTTCGAAATCGCGGTCTCCAACGCCCGCGCCGAGCGGCGGATGCTGGTCCAGGACATCTGCATGATGCTCGTCCCGCCGCAGGTCGCCCGGGAGGCGTCGACCGCCACCCTCTTCCGCCACGCCGTCCGCCAGGTCCCCGCCGAGGAGACCTCCACCCTGGACGACGTGGTGAGTTGCCTCGGGCGCCTCGACGACGACGCCGGCAAGGAACTGGCCAACCTTCTGCTCGACACCGCCGAGATGCCGCTGGCCATGCTCTTCTTCGGCCGACCACCGGAAGGGCTGCTCGGTGCCGACGCGGCACTCACCGTGATCACCATGGCCGGGCTCCGGTTGCCCGACCTCAAGATCGAACGGGAGTACTGGTCAGCCGAGGAGGCGCTCGCCCTGCCGATGCTGCACACCGCGCACCGGCTCGCCGTGCGGCGCTGCTACGGCGGCTCGATGTCGTCCCGCAAACTCGTCGGCCTCGACGAGGCGCACTTCATGGAGGGCTGGCGGTCCGGGCGTTCCTTCCTGGTCCGGCTCGCCCGCGACTCCCGCAAGTGGAACCTCGCCGCGCTGGTCGCCTCGCAGAACCCGCGCGACATCCTCGGCCTCGACGTGCAGAACCTCGTCTCCACCGTCTTCGTCGGCCGCATCGCCGAAGACACCGAGATCGCCTCCGAAGCGCTGCGGCTGCTGCGGGTGCCGGTCAACGACGGATACGAGGCCACGCTCGCCTCGCTCTCCGCCGCCGACTCCAACTCAGCCTCCCGCCTCGGCTTCCGCGAATTCGTGATGCGCGACGTCGACGGCCGGGTACAGAAAGTCCGAGTCGACGTCTCGTACGTCGAAGGGCTGCTGGACCACCTCGACACAACGCCCGCCGCGATCGCCGCGGCGGCCGGAGTCCTGCCGAGCATCCCCCTGCCGGATCTGGAGGCGTGA
- a CDS encoding MFS transporter, with translation MARAWVRVLGRAEAERRGPGPGLRGRITSFLLALGVLAGATLTWPLIGAEAAAAAPPTAQARADLCTTAEWQADFRACVGKLKQVGEGEIECRKPPVPSAPDSGLAGWFASRPDSSKLPGPKGIYSDYGYGGYSFNTYRPDGGCASAVLHPDYKFTTTVANGELMIATAVVGASNALRERAWDPRSMWDWADPLVEKATKAIYQKVFSVFGIVTLCVVGLYLLWRSRQSDMSNAMTTAGWALLVMVAVTALAAWPVKSANIADGTLITSLGVVHDAIGPASRDTPPDQCDDPDPKACKDNRPPAVRASDTATEAMLYRNWLRGVLGSADSETARKYGPALYDAKAFSWEEAEKLRANPGTRAATIKAKQQQWMTVAEQIETEDPEAYEFLTGSRDMDRIGSGFIAVLAAVLFAMFDLTASLLVLLGFLIFRWAVIAAPILGTIGLLRPASAGLRRLANAVVAAVFNIAIFGTGAAIYLFAVDLIMSTPTLPGWLQVVLVWLCGVVGWLLLRPYRRITQLGGKDSSEAVSSAGSWHRRFFRDMRTAARLDVAEPGGTAEPVGGRRRSPEAAQTRLRPEARREDPVPTAAAEGRRADAARPDGRERPDETPAQEGRGRSRPVAPQPRRRAPATWTEPDVPAENPSFVVYRPGSAERAPDRTGPRVRSEAR, from the coding sequence ATGGCTAGGGCCTGGGTCAGGGTCCTCGGTCGAGCCGAGGCGGAGCGCCGTGGCCCAGGCCCTGGGCTACGGGGAAGGATCACGTCGTTCCTGCTGGCCCTCGGCGTACTGGCCGGGGCCACCCTCACCTGGCCACTGATCGGAGCGGAAGCCGCAGCCGCCGCACCGCCCACCGCCCAGGCCCGCGCCGACCTCTGCACCACCGCCGAATGGCAAGCCGACTTCCGCGCCTGCGTAGGGAAGCTGAAGCAGGTCGGTGAGGGGGAGATCGAGTGTCGGAAGCCGCCCGTACCGTCCGCCCCGGATTCGGGCCTGGCCGGCTGGTTCGCCTCCCGCCCAGACTCGTCCAAGCTGCCCGGGCCGAAGGGCATCTACAGCGACTACGGCTACGGCGGTTACAGCTTCAACACTTATCGACCGGATGGTGGTTGTGCCTCCGCTGTCCTCCACCCGGACTACAAGTTCACCACCACCGTCGCCAACGGTGAGCTCATGATCGCCACGGCGGTCGTTGGTGCCTCGAACGCCCTGCGGGAGCGGGCCTGGGACCCTCGCTCGATGTGGGATTGGGCCGACCCGCTGGTGGAAAAGGCCACCAAAGCCATCTACCAGAAGGTATTCAGCGTCTTCGGAATCGTCACGCTCTGCGTGGTGGGCCTCTATCTGCTCTGGCGCTCCCGCCAGTCGGACATGAGCAATGCGATGACCACCGCAGGCTGGGCATTGCTGGTGATGGTCGCGGTCACGGCGCTGGCCGCTTGGCCGGTCAAGTCGGCGAACATCGCCGACGGCACCCTGATCACCTCCCTCGGCGTCGTGCACGACGCCATAGGCCCGGCTTCCAGAGACACCCCGCCTGATCAGTGCGATGATCCGGATCCCAAGGCATGCAAGGACAATCGGCCGCCTGCCGTTCGGGCCAGCGACACTGCCACCGAGGCCATGCTTTACCGCAACTGGCTGCGTGGAGTGCTCGGCTCGGCGGATAGCGAGACTGCCCGCAAGTATGGCCCCGCCCTGTACGACGCTAAGGCGTTTTCCTGGGAGGAGGCCGAGAAGCTACGTGCCAACCCGGGAACCCGGGCAGCGACGATCAAGGCCAAGCAGCAACAATGGATGACGGTCGCGGAGCAGATCGAAACCGAAGACCCGGAGGCGTACGAGTTTCTGACGGGATCTCGCGACATGGACCGAATCGGCTCCGGGTTCATCGCCGTGCTCGCGGCCGTACTCTTCGCGATGTTCGACCTGACCGCGTCGCTGCTGGTCCTGCTGGGTTTCCTAATCTTCCGGTGGGCGGTGATCGCGGCACCCATCCTGGGCACCATTGGTCTGCTCCGGCCGGCCAGTGCAGGCCTGCGACGGTTGGCGAACGCCGTGGTCGCTGCGGTATTCAACATCGCCATCTTCGGCACTGGCGCAGCGATCTACCTGTTCGCGGTTGATTTGATCATGAGTACCCCCACCCTGCCGGGTTGGCTTCAGGTGGTGCTGGTCTGGCTCTGCGGAGTGGTCGGATGGCTGCTGCTGCGGCCGTACCGGCGGATCACCCAACTCGGCGGCAAGGACAGTAGCGAGGCGGTCAGTTCGGCCGGTTCCTGGCACCGTCGGTTCTTCCGCGACATGCGGACCGCTGCGCGGCTGGACGTGGCTGAGCCGGGCGGCACCGCCGAACCGGTGGGCGGACGTCGACGGTCACCCGAAGCGGCGCAGACCCGGCTACGACCGGAGGCGCGGCGGGAGGACCCGGTGCCAACCGCTGCGGCCGAAGGGCGGCGCGCGGACGCCGCACGGCCCGACGGTCGAGAGCGGCCCGACGAGACACCGGCGCAGGAGGGTAGAGGGCGCAGCCGCCCGGTCGCTCCGCAGCCCCGACGCCGAGCGCCGGCGACCTGGACCGAGCCGGATGTACCGGCGGAGAACCCGTCGTTCGTGGTCTACCGTCCCGGCTCCGCAGAACGTGCACCGGATCGCACCGGACCTCGGGTGCGCTCTGAGGCAAGGTGA
- a CDS encoding M23 family metallopeptidase: MSDVGSAETRRRPLRLGVIAAALTGMLLLLCCTGGTAAFFLTGLGGDDAETGALAGPECGPVRAVNIAGKLPRFSEYGDSQVRNAAIIIKVGQDMGVPSRGWVIALATAMQESALRNLANSGVPESLALPHEGVGADHDSLGLFQQRPGWGTVAERLTPAYAARKFYEKLVKVGSWQRQPLTVVAQRVQVSAYPDAYAKHEEVASRIVDALAGGAARTVEINGKAVCDAAERGQIAASGWTAPIPGGVGSGFRTTSRPSHNGVDIGAAKGTEIRAAATGRVLVSTCDEDHRGRQDCNVDGFPGKGGCGWFVDLLHAGGYITRYCHMVVQPFVRKDQIVTAGQVIGKVGSSGNSSGPHLHFEVHLQNDRSASGAVNPVPFMRERGAPLRAAE; encoded by the coding sequence ATGAGCGACGTTGGTAGCGCCGAAACCCGCCGCCGTCCCCTCCGGCTCGGTGTGATCGCCGCAGCGCTCACCGGGATGCTGCTCCTGCTCTGCTGCACCGGCGGCACCGCCGCGTTCTTCCTCACCGGGCTCGGCGGCGACGACGCCGAAACCGGGGCCCTGGCGGGCCCGGAGTGCGGACCGGTCCGAGCGGTGAACATCGCGGGCAAGCTGCCGCGATTCAGCGAGTACGGCGACAGCCAGGTCCGCAATGCCGCGATCATCATCAAGGTCGGCCAGGACATGGGGGTGCCCTCGCGAGGCTGGGTCATCGCCCTCGCCACCGCGATGCAGGAGTCGGCCCTGCGCAATCTCGCCAACAGCGGGGTGCCCGAGTCCCTGGCCCTGCCGCACGAAGGCGTCGGCGCGGACCACGACTCGCTGGGCCTGTTCCAGCAACGGCCCGGGTGGGGCACGGTCGCCGAGCGGTTGACCCCCGCGTACGCGGCCCGCAAGTTCTACGAGAAGCTCGTCAAGGTAGGCAGTTGGCAGCGCCAACCGCTGACCGTGGTCGCGCAGCGGGTGCAGGTCAGCGCCTACCCGGACGCGTACGCCAAACACGAAGAGGTAGCCAGCCGGATCGTGGACGCGCTCGCCGGCGGCGCGGCCCGCACCGTCGAGATCAACGGCAAGGCGGTGTGCGACGCGGCGGAGCGCGGCCAGATCGCCGCCTCCGGCTGGACCGCGCCGATCCCCGGCGGAGTCGGCTCCGGTTTCCGCACCACCAGCCGACCCAGCCACAACGGAGTCGACATCGGCGCGGCCAAAGGCACCGAGATCCGCGCGGCAGCGACCGGCCGGGTGCTGGTGTCGACCTGCGACGAGGACCACCGCGGCCGCCAGGACTGCAACGTGGACGGATTCCCCGGCAAGGGGGGCTGTGGTTGGTTCGTCGACCTCTTGCACGCGGGCGGCTACATCACCCGGTACTGCCACATGGTTGTCCAGCCCTTCGTCAGAAAAGACCAGATCGTAACGGCCGGTCAGGTGATCGGAAAGGTCGGCAGCAGCGGCAACTCCTCCGGCCCGCACCTGCACTTCGAGGTGCACCTGCAAAACGACCGCAGCGCCTCCGGCGCGGTCAACCCGGTCCCGTTCATGCGCGAGCGGGGTGCCCCGCTGCGCGCCGCCGAGTGA
- a CDS encoding FtsK/SpoIIIE domain-containing protein, with protein MDAVAGPKARTNRAAALHRRATAVATAAAGILDETRPAPADQRRQYEVADRLRTAAALLAPGWSGAALDSLTVDAPAGDGPPLFVRVGTAAPLDDARFPALVPLVGTGHLSVDADAREPRVAGLLRAVLLRLLAAAPAGALLIRAVDATGAVLTPFGALGDAGLLPPPAVDVAGLRAVLTEAEQWVTPGASGRRRHDRTLLLVVAALPEATGPSDLARIETLAEQGPAAGLHLVVAGWPPAGPFSARAPLPRATPLALRNAYALLGDPPGASFAGPGADPPGGLNSPVFVESDPPADLVDAVCRRLAEQVEAGSRLALAALLPPTGDRLWESDSADGLTTIVGDAGGRSVPLGFTELTPHWLVSGRSAAGRAAFLTTALLGLAARYGPDDLAFYLADLGDGESFVEFLQTERDRSWVPQVRAAAMAADREYVRDLLDELAAEVQRRTEAGARAGGQRFAELRQHQPLPRIVCVVDNVPLLFAERDRLAAEVAAQLDGLARAGRAYGVHLVLAGAGELGLSARADAGHRDSVLGQFPVRVALPGGSPVLEPTNDSAAGLPVGSAVVNTAGGLGGPRGAIRGHERLIRHPDPQDHPEVVEQLRHELWAARPAGSAPPVVFAGYARPLLANDPRHRAALAGQARGPAALLGRAVDVARSTVAVPLGPAAGRNLAVLGSGAPAGGLLATAARSTSAHHAPGGARFLVAAPDPGARALAEALTAKLATRHAAELVDLPTLLADTADDLPTYLVVFGLDRPGPRELPVDRLRSLLRDGPPAGRHLLGWWRAVPPFAALFEPAGEVDKLAAVAVLDVPVVQLTAVFGRPVEWQVRPDRAILFDGPDERGTVLVPFADEAG; from the coding sequence GTGGACGCGGTGGCCGGTCCGAAGGCTCGCACGAACCGCGCCGCAGCCCTGCATCGTCGGGCCACGGCCGTCGCGACCGCGGCTGCGGGGATCCTGGACGAGACGCGGCCGGCGCCGGCTGATCAGCGCCGTCAGTACGAGGTGGCTGACCGACTGCGGACGGCTGCCGCTCTGCTGGCTCCGGGTTGGTCGGGCGCGGCACTGGACTCGCTCACCGTGGACGCGCCGGCGGGTGATGGTCCGCCGCTGTTCGTTCGGGTCGGCACGGCGGCGCCGTTGGACGATGCTCGTTTCCCCGCGTTGGTGCCACTTGTCGGCACCGGTCACCTGAGCGTGGACGCGGATGCCCGGGAGCCGAGGGTGGCGGGGTTGCTCCGGGCCGTACTCCTGCGGTTGTTGGCTGCCGCACCGGCGGGTGCGCTGCTGATTCGCGCGGTGGACGCCACCGGGGCGGTGCTGACGCCGTTCGGGGCGCTGGGGGATGCTGGCCTGCTGCCGCCGCCTGCGGTGGACGTGGCGGGTCTGCGTGCGGTGTTGACCGAGGCGGAGCAGTGGGTCACGCCGGGGGCGAGTGGGCGACGCCGTCACGATCGGACACTGTTGCTGGTGGTGGCGGCGTTGCCGGAGGCGACCGGCCCGAGTGATCTGGCGCGTATTGAGACGTTGGCCGAGCAGGGGCCTGCGGCCGGGCTGCACCTGGTGGTGGCGGGTTGGCCGCCGGCGGGCCCGTTCTCGGCTCGGGCACCGCTGCCGCGTGCCACGCCGCTGGCGTTGCGTAACGCGTACGCGCTGCTCGGCGATCCGCCGGGGGCGTCGTTCGCCGGGCCGGGCGCTGATCCGCCGGGCGGTTTGAACTCGCCGGTCTTCGTCGAGTCGGACCCGCCGGCGGATCTGGTCGACGCGGTCTGTCGGCGGCTCGCCGAACAGGTGGAGGCGGGTTCCCGGTTGGCGTTGGCCGCGCTGCTGCCGCCGACGGGTGATCGCCTGTGGGAGTCGGATTCGGCCGACGGGTTGACCACGATCGTCGGCGACGCCGGGGGCCGGTCGGTGCCGCTGGGTTTCACCGAGTTGACCCCGCACTGGTTGGTGAGTGGCCGGTCCGCCGCGGGCCGGGCCGCGTTCCTGACCACCGCGCTGCTCGGTTTGGCGGCCCGGTACGGCCCGGATGACCTGGCGTTCTACCTGGCGGATCTTGGCGACGGCGAGTCCTTCGTGGAGTTTCTGCAGACTGAGCGGGACCGGTCGTGGGTGCCGCAGGTGCGGGCGGCCGCGATGGCCGCCGACCGGGAGTATGTCCGGGATCTGCTCGACGAGTTGGCGGCCGAGGTCCAGCGCCGCACGGAGGCGGGTGCCCGGGCCGGGGGGCAACGCTTCGCGGAGCTGCGTCAGCATCAGCCGCTGCCGCGGATCGTCTGTGTGGTGGACAATGTGCCGCTGCTCTTCGCCGAACGGGACCGGCTGGCCGCCGAGGTGGCCGCCCAGTTGGATGGGCTGGCCCGGGCGGGTCGGGCGTACGGCGTGCACCTGGTGTTGGCCGGCGCGGGCGAGTTGGGGCTGAGTGCCCGCGCGGATGCTGGTCATCGGGATTCGGTGCTCGGGCAGTTCCCGGTGCGGGTGGCGTTGCCGGGTGGCAGCCCGGTGCTGGAGCCGACCAACGACTCGGCGGCCGGTCTGCCGGTGGGCAGTGCGGTGGTGAACACGGCCGGCGGGCTCGGTGGTCCGCGGGGTGCGATCCGGGGTCACGAGCGGTTGATCCGTCACCCGGATCCGCAGGATCATCCGGAGGTCGTGGAGCAGCTGCGGCACGAGTTGTGGGCGGCCCGACCGGCCGGGTCGGCGCCGCCGGTGGTCTTCGCGGGTTACGCCCGCCCCCTGCTGGCCAACGATCCGCGCCACCGGGCGGCGCTGGCGGGGCAGGCGCGCGGGCCGGCCGCGCTGCTGGGCCGTGCGGTGGACGTGGCCCGGTCGACGGTCGCCGTGCCGTTGGGGCCGGCGGCGGGGCGCAACCTCGCGGTGCTGGGTTCGGGTGCCCCGGCGGGCGGGCTGTTGGCGACGGCAGCCCGGAGCACGTCGGCTCACCACGCACCGGGCGGCGCCCGCTTTCTGGTGGCGGCACCGGACCCGGGTGCCCGGGCGTTGGCGGAGGCGTTGACGGCCAAGTTGGCGACCCGGCATGCGGCCGAGTTGGTGGATCTTCCGACGCTGCTCGCGGACACAGCCGATGACCTGCCGACGTACCTGGTGGTCTTCGGGTTGGATCGGCCTGGTCCTCGGGAGTTGCCGGTGGACCGGCTGCGGTCGCTTCTGCGGGACGGGCCTCCGGCGGGGCGGCATCTGCTGGGCTGGTGGCGTGCGGTGCCGCCGTTCGCCGCGTTGTTCGAGCCGGCGGGCGAGGTCGACAAGCTGGCTGCGGTGGCCGTGCTGGACGTGCCGGTCGTGCAGCTGACCGCGGTCTTCGGTCGGCCGGTCGAGTGGCAGGTGCGCCCCGACCGGGCGATCCTCTTTGACGGTCCGGACGAGCGGGGCACCGTCCTGGTGCCGTTCGCCGACGAGGCCGGCTGA
- the folE gene encoding GTP cyclohydrolase I FolE: MAVSATEPDGDDELDYVAARLISGKLTGRPVEDAVDLGRIEKAVREILIAVGEDPDRDGLQQTPARVARAYAELFAGLRVDPAQVLSTTFEANHEELVIVRDIDVMSLCEHHLLPFRGSAHIGYIPGPDGRITGLSKLARLVEVFARRPQVQERLTSQVADLLMSKLAPRGVVVVLECEHMCMAMRGIQKSGAKTITSAVRGILQTDSKSRAEAMALIIPR; encoded by the coding sequence CTGGCCGTCTCCGCGACCGAACCCGACGGCGACGACGAACTGGACTACGTGGCCGCGCGGCTGATCAGCGGCAAGCTGACCGGCCGCCCCGTCGAGGACGCGGTCGACCTCGGCCGGATCGAGAAGGCCGTCCGCGAGATCCTCATCGCGGTCGGCGAGGACCCGGACCGCGACGGGCTCCAGCAGACCCCGGCCCGGGTCGCCCGCGCGTACGCCGAACTCTTCGCCGGCCTGCGGGTCGACCCGGCCCAGGTGCTCAGCACCACCTTCGAGGCCAACCACGAAGAGCTGGTCATCGTCCGGGACATCGACGTGATGAGCCTCTGCGAACATCACCTGCTGCCCTTCCGGGGCAGCGCGCACATCGGCTACATCCCCGGCCCCGATGGGCGGATCACCGGCCTGTCCAAGCTGGCCCGGCTCGTCGAGGTCTTCGCCCGCCGGCCCCAGGTGCAGGAACGGCTCACCTCGCAGGTCGCCGACCTGCTGATGAGCAAACTCGCACCACGCGGCGTCGTCGTCGTGCTCGAATGCGAGCACATGTGCATGGCGATGCGCGGCATCCAGAAATCCGGTGCCAAGACCATCACCTCGGCCGTACGCGGCATCCTCCAGACGGACTCCAAGTCGCGGGCCGAGGCGATGGCGTTGATCATCCCCCGCTGA